The proteins below are encoded in one region of Thermotoga sp. Mc24:
- a CDS encoding L,D-transpeptidase family protein codes for MLFQILLADHLLELKSVSEDRVTLSVKKLYEGEITTFLLYSPAGFVFPEKVKNSDYTFKVDFEGPFFPIVEGVNSFGRRMHRVLPQVLMVPLEKPEIRVISDIKNDEVLVYVFVQSPENVIPVSLNLEGKGFKFFNLEGKWICVFSSFLEDGVHELEITFKGPYGYTFNMKKEIYVIRRVAVPMRGEDGAFNYTVFAEHVVKRGETLWSIANQYGVRVGDIVLINHLEDPDRIVAGQVLKIGRIYFRENPVTIVVNLFSSKLALYYDGVLLKVYPVALGRSDTTPPGRYWILRKEIDPALYWFGEYISPRTPLNGLGTRYMQLSDPTYAIHGTSKPWEIGKRISHGCIRMFNRDVEEIDAFAGVGTEVVVVKEDKEFPERIY; via the coding sequence ATGTTGTTTCAGATCTTGCTGGCAGATCACCTTCTTGAACTGAAAAGCGTTTCTGAAGATCGTGTGACTCTCTCTGTGAAAAAACTCTACGAAGGAGAAATAACGACTTTTCTTCTTTACTCCCCAGCGGGATTCGTGTTCCCCGAAAAAGTGAAAAACAGCGATTACACCTTCAAGGTGGATTTTGAAGGTCCCTTCTTTCCGATTGTCGAAGGCGTGAATTCCTTCGGGAGGAGAATGCACCGTGTATTACCTCAGGTTTTAATGGTACCTCTGGAGAAACCCGAAATAAGAGTGATCTCGGACATAAAAAACGATGAAGTTCTGGTGTACGTGTTCGTTCAGTCTCCAGAAAATGTGATACCTGTTTCGTTGAACTTGGAGGGGAAGGGATTCAAATTTTTCAATCTGGAAGGGAAGTGGATCTGCGTTTTCAGTTCCTTTCTTGAAGATGGTGTGCATGAACTGGAAATTACTTTCAAAGGTCCCTACGGTTACACCTTCAACATGAAGAAAGAAATCTACGTCATAAGACGCGTAGCGGTACCCATGAGAGGGGAGGACGGAGCATTCAACTACACTGTGTTCGCTGAGCACGTTGTGAAGAGAGGAGAAACACTCTGGAGCATTGCCAATCAATACGGTGTAAGAGTAGGAGACATTGTTCTGATAAATCACCTGGAAGATCCAGACAGGATAGTGGCTGGTCAGGTTTTGAAGATCGGAAGAATCTATTTCCGGGAAAATCCAGTCACGATAGTTGTTAATCTGTTTTCGTCTAAGCTCGCCCTTTACTACGATGGGGTACTGCTCAAAGTTTATCCCGTGGCCCTCGGAAGGAGCGATACCACCCCTCCAGGACGTTACTGGATTCTCAGAAAAGAGATAGATCCCGCCCTTTATTGGTTTGGAGAGTACATATCTCCCAGAACGCCTCTCAACGGACTCGGAACGAGGTATATGCAGTTATCGGATCCCACGTACGCGATACACGGCACCTCGAAACCGTGGGAAATAGGAAAAAGGATCTCACACGGTTGTATCAGGATGTTCAACAGAGATGTGGAAGAAATCGACGCCTTTGCTGGTGTTGGAACGGAGGTTGTGGTGGTAAAAGAAGATAAAGAATTTCCCGAAAGGATCTATTAA
- a CDS encoding S1 RNA-binding domain-containing protein — protein sequence MKVGELVKGKVSKIVKYGAFVDIEGGERGFIHISKISKNYVKRIEDYLHEGQEISARVIGRARNGGWELSLKDLEEETPKTSEKSEEKKNVDFEKKLSRFLKESSQKLSEYKKRLEKKGRRSAW from the coding sequence GTGAAAGTTGGTGAACTTGTGAAGGGAAAGGTTTCTAAGATCGTGAAATACGGAGCCTTCGTGGATATCGAAGGGGGGGAAAGAGGATTCATTCACATTTCCAAGATCTCCAAAAACTATGTGAAAAGAATCGAAGATTATCTCCACGAGGGACAGGAGATATCCGCGAGGGTGATAGGAAGAGCCAGAAACGGTGGCTGGGAACTTTCCCTGAAAGATCTTGAAGAAGAAACACCGAAGACAAGTGAGAAATCTGAAGAGAAGAAGAATGTGGATTTCGAGAAGAAACTATCCAGATTCTTGAAAGAAAGCAGTCAAAAGCTTTCCGAATACAAGAAGAGACTCGAGAAAAAAGGCAGAAGAAGTGCATGGTAA
- the rpmE gene encoding 50S ribosomal protein L31 produces the protein MKKGIHPEMKLVTVKCACGAEHTFYTTVDNIRIDVCSNCHPFYTSGGKGGVLIVDTEGRVEKFKRKYGDNY, from the coding sequence GTGAAAAAGGGAATACATCCAGAGATGAAGCTCGTAACTGTTAAGTGTGCGTGTGGTGCTGAGCATACTTTTTACACGACGGTTGACAATATAAGAATCGATGTGTGTTCTAATTGTCATCCATTCTACACCTCCGGTGGAAAAGGAGGCGTTCTTATAGTGGACACGGAGGGTAGAGTGGAGAAGTTCAAGAGGAAGTACGGAGACAACTATTGA
- a CDS encoding cold shock domain-containing protein has translation MRGRVKWFDAKKGYGFITKDGGGDVFVHWSAIEMEGFKTLKEGQVVEFEIQEGKKGPQAAHVKVVQ, from the coding sequence ATGAGAGGAAGGGTTAAGTGGTTCGACGCCAAGAAGGGCTACGGATTCATCACAAAGGACGGAGGAGGCGACGTGTTCGTACACTGGTCAGCCATCGAAATGGAAGGTTTCAAAACTCTGAAGGAAGGTCAGGTTGTCGAGTTCGAGATTCAGGAAGGTAAGAAAGGTCCACAGGCAGCGCACGTGAAAGTAGTTCAGTGA
- a CDS encoding HD domain-containing phosphohydrolase, giving the protein MAPRKLSDIIRSLVYKKNLIFVLFLSLVIAVLVFIVTYYIDKRNWYEKLDLISSEWERTINHYQDVLDFFADHREDFENPGTILEVLKLIREHFEDYIAYPIFATPDGTYYIYPLYTFPPDYDPRKRPWYKAAVENPDSAVVTPPFTHRILGVVTFAISRAIFDEHGNLLGVLGIDIVPEKVMKDLLQPGMYVLSEDGTILLQNGEIHVKLDPEDFETRDYGAKINASGVAFFRKTGSTIFVIQVPLLAFLRNSLFHLGYVIGLAFAVSFPIVRRVSKLIDKELRVPLEVLSKASKEYLRSRIFDLGDTSSNILEINQLIDEVSDMITIIESQREELEASYEELEASYSELQKMTWEIEEKSRAIEEAYEFFTYKLVDIVEGFDEPTGNHVRRVQELSKFFAEEMGLDEDLVHKIYLYAPLHDIGKIKVPKEILNKKGKLTAEEWEIMKKHTIWGGELLSGRKELEVARNIALYHHENYDGTDYPFGLKGDEIPIEAQIVKIVDVYDALRSERPYKKALSHEESVRVILEGDGRTSPSDFHPKLIEIFREKHKKIKEIWEKTYSE; this is encoded by the coding sequence GTGGCGCCGAGAAAATTGAGTGATATCATAAGAAGCCTGGTTTACAAGAAAAATCTGATCTTCGTTCTTTTTCTATCACTCGTGATAGCTGTACTTGTTTTTATAGTAACCTATTATATTGACAAGAGGAACTGGTACGAGAAACTCGACCTCATCTCGAGCGAGTGGGAAAGAACCATCAATCATTATCAGGACGTCCTCGATTTCTTCGCCGACCACAGAGAGGATTTTGAAAATCCTGGGACGATCCTCGAGGTTTTAAAGCTGATTCGTGAACATTTCGAGGATTACATAGCTTATCCCATCTTTGCCACTCCGGATGGCACTTACTACATCTATCCTCTTTACACGTTTCCTCCTGATTACGATCCGAGAAAAAGACCCTGGTACAAAGCTGCTGTCGAAAACCCAGACTCTGCTGTGGTTACTCCTCCCTTCACCCACAGGATTCTTGGAGTAGTCACTTTCGCTATTTCGAGAGCAATATTTGATGAACATGGAAATCTACTTGGGGTTCTTGGAATCGATATCGTTCCGGAGAAAGTGATGAAAGATCTTCTGCAACCAGGTATGTACGTTCTCTCGGAGGATGGAACGATCCTTCTTCAAAACGGCGAGATCCATGTGAAACTCGATCCCGAAGACTTTGAAACAAGAGATTACGGTGCGAAGATAAACGCGTCTGGTGTTGCATTTTTCAGAAAAACAGGGTCCACAATCTTTGTGATCCAGGTACCGCTTCTTGCTTTTCTAAGGAATTCTCTCTTTCACTTAGGCTACGTGATCGGACTGGCTTTTGCTGTTTCTTTCCCGATCGTTCGAAGAGTATCCAAGTTGATCGACAAAGAACTCAGAGTTCCCCTCGAGGTGCTCTCAAAAGCTTCAAAAGAGTACCTGCGTTCCAGGATCTTCGACTTAGGGGATACATCTTCGAACATTCTGGAGATCAACCAGCTCATCGATGAAGTCTCCGATATGATCACCATCATTGAATCCCAGAGAGAAGAGCTCGAAGCATCCTACGAGGAGCTCGAAGCGTCTTATTCTGAGCTTCAAAAAATGACATGGGAGATAGAGGAGAAAAGCCGAGCTATCGAAGAAGCGTACGAATTTTTCACCTACAAACTGGTGGATATCGTGGAAGGTTTCGACGAGCCGACGGGGAACCACGTCAGAAGAGTTCAAGAACTGTCGAAGTTCTTCGCTGAAGAGATGGGCCTCGATGAGGATCTTGTTCACAAAATATATCTGTACGCTCCACTCCACGACATTGGAAAGATAAAGGTCCCCAAGGAGATTTTGAACAAAAAAGGAAAGCTCACAGCAGAAGAATGGGAAATCATGAAAAAACACACCATCTGGGGTGGAGAGTTGCTCTCCGGCAGAAAAGAACTGGAAGTTGCAAGAAACATAGCCCTCTACCACCATGAAAATTACGACGGAACAGACTATCCGTTCGGCTTGAAAGGCGACGAGATTCCCATAGAAGCACAGATCGTCAAGATAGTCGATGTTTACGATGCCCTGCGCTCAGAAAGGCCCTACAAAAAAGCCTTGTCCCACGAAGAGTCTGTCAGGGTGATCCTCGAGGGAGATGGAAGAACATCACCGTCCGATTTTCATCCCAAGCTGATTGAGATTTTCAGAGAAAAACACAAAAAGATCAAAGAAATCTGGGAAAAAACTTACAGTGAATAA
- a CDS encoding DUF5320 family protein gives MWWSRGYGWRRGWRRGFGFGGGPWWAYYDYPPVPPSPEEEKEMLLDYKKYLEEELRYVEERLRELENRR, from the coding sequence ATGTGGTGGAGCAGAGGATACGGATGGAGAAGAGGCTGGAGGAGAGGATTCGGTTTTGGAGGAGGACCGTGGTGGGCTTACTACGACTATCCTCCAGTGCCGCCTTCTCCTGAAGAGGAAAAAGAAATGCTTCTGGATTACAAAAAATACCTGGAGGAAGAGCTCAGATACGTTGAAGAGAGGTTGAGAGAGCTTGAAAACAGGAGGTGA
- a CDS encoding DUF5320 domain-containing protein codes for MPRLDRTGPLGLEPMTGRGLGWCRFGGSWAKPREWWRGFGCGWRRGWLFGVGLAWRHRRGWGWRGWW; via the coding sequence ATGCCAAGGCTCGACAGAACGGGTCCGCTGGGACTTGAGCCGATGACAGGCAGAGGTCTTGGATGGTGCAGGTTCGGTGGTAGCTGGGCGAAACCCCGGGAATGGTGGAGAGGTTTTGGTTGTGGATGGAGAAGAGGCTGGCTATTTGGAGTGGGCCTTGCCTGGAGACATAGAAGAGGATGGGGATGGAGAGGCTGGTGGTAA
- a CDS encoding HD-GYP domain-containing protein has protein sequence MYLKRYKWIFLVVAMLIFLGVASVQIHYQKKLEDYQLEVFKTIVQRSVDLISSGYFQWTELKEAIEKSDEEFIEEAFEEIKSLDPYIKEIKILNQSPGFEEEYYRVESDGERLWALFKIYDSMGEEMIADRTAYVEWDVAGILNSIGASVEFRKGGKKTFWGLEYKSKPGNKWFAVSFWSSLGGIAIMLIIHSIFVRSVLKFHYETEGLERLIKIIDKKDHYTALHSEYTSRIAVLLGKKLGLNKEELKELGIAGRLHDIGKIAVPEHILNKPGKLTDEEFEEIKKHPIVGADILREYPELFFAIPVVLYHHERMDGSGYPFGLKDGEIPFLARILAVADVFDALTSDRPYRKAMNSEEALALMKKMPLDQEVVEILEKHLPEFVSLKPQISNLHSNP, from the coding sequence TTGTATCTGAAACGTTACAAATGGATTTTCTTAGTCGTCGCAATGCTCATTTTCCTTGGAGTGGCTTCTGTTCAGATCCACTACCAGAAGAAACTGGAAGACTACCAACTCGAAGTTTTCAAAACCATCGTTCAGCGGTCTGTAGATCTCATATCTAGTGGATACTTTCAGTGGACAGAACTGAAAGAAGCGATAGAAAAAAGCGATGAAGAATTCATCGAAGAAGCCTTTGAGGAAATAAAGTCTTTAGATCCATACATCAAGGAAATAAAGATCCTGAATCAATCTCCGGGTTTCGAAGAAGAATACTACCGAGTAGAATCGGATGGAGAAAGACTCTGGGCACTGTTCAAAATATACGACAGCATGGGAGAAGAAATGATAGCTGACAGAACAGCGTATGTAGAATGGGACGTAGCTGGTATTTTGAACTCAATCGGTGCTTCTGTGGAATTTCGAAAGGGAGGAAAGAAGACGTTCTGGGGCTTAGAGTACAAGAGTAAGCCCGGCAACAAATGGTTTGCAGTTTCTTTCTGGAGTTCACTTGGAGGGATCGCAATCATGCTCATCATTCATTCCATTTTTGTGAGGTCTGTTTTGAAGTTTCACTATGAAACAGAAGGACTCGAAAGGCTGATCAAAATTATAGATAAGAAAGATCACTATACAGCTCTTCATTCGGAATACACCTCGAGAATCGCTGTTCTCTTAGGAAAGAAATTGGGACTTAACAAGGAAGAACTTAAAGAGCTTGGGATAGCAGGCCGACTCCATGACATAGGAAAGATCGCTGTGCCAGAACACATCTTGAACAAACCCGGAAAGCTCACAGATGAAGAATTCGAGGAAATCAAAAAACACCCCATCGTTGGTGCAGACATATTGAGGGAATATCCGGAACTGTTCTTCGCTATCCCTGTGGTTTTGTACCATCACGAAAGAATGGATGGTTCTGGATATCCTTTCGGTTTGAAAGATGGAGAGATACCATTCCTTGCCAGGATTTTAGCGGTGGCGGATGTGTTCGACGCTCTTACCAGCGACAGGCCCTACAGAAAAGCCATGAATTCAGAAGAAGCCTTAGCTCTCATGAAGAAAATGCCTCTTGATCAGGAAGTCGTGGAAATCCTTGAAAAACATCTCCCGGAGTTCGTCAGTTTGAAACCTCAAATTTCAAACCTGCACAGCAATCCATGA
- a CDS encoding DUF996 domain-containing protein, whose product MNLSTAKTLAGVGMIFELFGAVPVVGWIFSLVGLILFLIGIYNISQQVGERRIFNYLLIPAVLLLIVSVIFSVSLVASLFAGGLFAGGVTLVSFITIIVLGIIALVYKVKAYRMLAESLKISVFNTAASFYKWGAILLVVFGVGFILMFVGDILTIVGFFSNPSEETA is encoded by the coding sequence ATGAACCTTTCAACTGCAAAAACGTTAGCGGGGGTAGGGATGATATTCGAACTGTTTGGTGCGGTACCGGTGGTAGGTTGGATCTTTTCCCTTGTGGGGCTCATACTGTTTCTCATCGGCATCTACAACATCTCACAGCAGGTGGGGGAAAGAAGAATCTTCAACTACCTCTTGATACCCGCTGTTTTGCTGTTGATCGTTTCTGTGATCTTCTCTGTTTCGCTCGTCGCTTCACTCTTCGCGGGCGGTCTGTTCGCTGGTGGTGTGACCTTAGTCAGCTTCATAACCATCATTGTCCTCGGAATAATAGCCCTCGTTTACAAGGTGAAAGCTTACAGGATGCTCGCCGAAAGTTTGAAAATATCAGTCTTCAACACCGCCGCGTCTTTCTACAAATGGGGAGCGATCCTTCTTGTTGTTTTCGGTGTGGGTTTCATACTCATGTTCGTGGGTGATATTCTCACGATAGTTGGCTTTTTCTCAAATCCATCCGAAGAAACGGCTTGA